In one Achromobacter spanius genomic region, the following are encoded:
- a CDS encoding methyl-accepting chemotaxis protein, with the protein MFSNLKVRTGLMLAQLAIALAALVAIGLGWNSMRASAVTINTLDSLSVQQSNLIKDAYTQMLRATIRADIAAAQRAAGDANGAADNARTVQQLIGDAKKKMDAFKAIPKMTETGKESEGQLISSFNGFSDALQSMMAALDKGDAATYLTLKNTKAGAASGAFFKELTGFADNISTYSEHEVQAARAQASLMTYVYLGLAALIVAVSLGAFLFMNRVVLRPLRSVSDSFDKIAGGDLTVRVEATSTNEIGHLMAAVKRMQESLTRTVATVRRGVDEINVGAREISAGNTDLSSRTEQQAASLEETAASMEELASTVKQNADNARQANQLAASASDVAERGGSAVSEVVNTMHDISASSRKISEIVSVIDGIAFQTNILALNAAVEAARAGEQGKGFAVVAGEVRSLAQRSAQAAKEIKGLIEDSVSKVGAGSQQVERAGATMQEIVASVKRVTDIMGEISAASDEQSSGIDQVNRAVSQMDEVTQQNAALVEEAAAAAGSLQEQAERLVQAVAVFKINAGEVIEVPARQLAQPAQPPRAPRVAAPAPAPAPAPAPVDAPAEATARPAPAARLTHAPRAKPAAAAAAAEGASAARPLRRPAPRPAAPAGEAKPAPAASRRQAPSDDDWESF; encoded by the coding sequence ATGTTCAGCAATCTGAAGGTGCGTACGGGCTTGATGCTCGCTCAGTTGGCAATTGCCCTGGCCGCACTGGTTGCAATTGGTTTGGGCTGGAACAGCATGCGTGCCAGCGCGGTGACGATCAATACGCTTGACTCGTTGAGCGTGCAACAGAGCAACCTGATCAAGGATGCCTACACGCAGATGCTGCGCGCCACGATCCGCGCCGACATCGCCGCCGCACAGCGCGCGGCGGGTGACGCCAACGGCGCGGCCGACAATGCGCGCACGGTGCAGCAACTGATCGGCGACGCAAAGAAGAAGATGGATGCCTTCAAGGCCATTCCGAAAATGACGGAAACGGGCAAGGAGTCCGAAGGGCAACTGATCTCGTCGTTCAACGGTTTTTCGGATGCGCTGCAGTCGATGATGGCTGCGTTGGACAAGGGCGACGCCGCCACCTACCTGACCTTGAAGAACACCAAGGCAGGCGCCGCCAGCGGCGCCTTCTTTAAAGAGCTGACGGGCTTTGCCGACAACATCAGCACCTACAGCGAACACGAAGTGCAAGCCGCGCGCGCTCAGGCTTCGTTGATGACCTACGTATACCTGGGCCTGGCCGCGTTGATCGTGGCCGTATCCCTGGGCGCCTTCCTGTTCATGAACCGCGTCGTGCTGCGTCCCTTGCGCTCGGTCAGCGACAGCTTCGACAAGATCGCGGGCGGCGACCTGACCGTGCGCGTGGAGGCCACGTCAACGAACGAAATCGGTCACCTGATGGCCGCTGTGAAACGCATGCAGGAAAGCCTGACGCGCACGGTGGCCACGGTGCGCCGTGGTGTGGACGAGATCAATGTGGGCGCGCGCGAGATCTCGGCGGGCAACACGGACCTGTCCAGCCGCACGGAACAGCAGGCGGCATCCCTTGAGGAAACCGCGGCATCCATGGAAGAGCTGGCGTCCACCGTGAAGCAGAACGCGGACAACGCGCGCCAGGCCAACCAATTGGCGGCCAGTGCGTCGGACGTGGCCGAACGCGGCGGTTCGGCGGTGTCGGAAGTGGTCAACACCATGCACGATATTTCGGCCAGCTCGCGCAAGATTTCAGAAATCGTGTCGGTCATTGACGGCATTGCGTTCCAGACCAACATCCTGGCGCTGAACGCGGCGGTTGAAGCGGCGCGTGCCGGTGAGCAGGGCAAGGGTTTCGCGGTGGTGGCGGGCGAAGTGCGCTCGCTGGCGCAGCGCAGCGCGCAGGCCGCCAAGGAAATCAAGGGTTTGATCGAAGACTCGGTCTCCAAGGTGGGCGCGGGTTCGCAGCAGGTGGAACGCGCCGGCGCGACCATGCAAGAGATCGTGGCCTCGGTGAAGCGCGTGACGGACATCATGGGTGAGATCTCGGCGGCGTCGGACGAGCAGTCCAGCGGTATCGACCAGGTCAACCGCGCCGTGTCGCAGATGGACGAAGTGACGCAGCAGAATGCGGCGCTGGTGGAAGAAGCCGCCGCCGCCGCGGGTTCCTTGCAAGAGCAGGCGGAACGCCTGGTGCAAGCCGTGGCCGTGTTCAAGATCAATGCGGGCGAAGTCATCGAAGTGCCGGCGCGCCAGTTGGCGCAGCCAGCCCAGCCGCCGCGCGCGCCGAGGGTTGCCGCACCGGCCCCGGCCCCGGCCCCGGCCCCGGCTCCGGTCGATGCGCCCGCTGAAGCGACCGCCAGGCCCGCGCCTGCCGCCCGTCTGACGCACGCGCCACGCGCCAAGCCGGCTGCTGCTGCCGCTGCTGCCGAGGGCGCATCGGCCGCGCGGCCGTTGCGCCGTCCGGCTCCGCGTCCGGCAGCGCCTGCGGGCGAAGCCAAGCCGGCGCCCGCGGCAAGCCGCCGACAAGCGCCGTCCGACGACGATTGGGAATCTTTTTGA
- a CDS encoding methyl-accepting chemotaxis protein, whose translation MLVNLKVRTCIVLVLLLFTGAMFLSNGVAWMGLNSSNGKLEQVNDAYSNQATQLNRAYIAFLRGRLLLANSLMDMQQGKTEQATSQAQRADTLMREGNEQLDAFRKVPRMAGSEALVEKLDTAYRQFDDVYKRQAAALANLSIQEYLDLNDAGGAANTAFREAVYGVLQFVDTRTNELVAQAESDHRISRTVTIALLAITLLLALGCWIFINRTVLRPLHQAGDHFDKISGGDFTGRIDVRSTNEIGQLFAAIKRMQESLTRTVATVRRGVDEINVGAREISAGNTDLSSRTEQQAASLEETAASMEELASTVKQNADNARQANQLAASASDVAERGGSAVSEVVSTMQGISASSRKISEIVSVIDGIAFQTNILALNAAVEAARAGEQGKGFAVVAGEVRSLAQRSAQAAKEIKGLIEDSVSKVGAGSQQVERAGATMQEIVASVKRVTDIMGEISAASEEQSSGIDQVNRAVSQMDEVTQQNAALVEEAAAAAGSLQEQAQRLAEAVAVFKINAGEVIEVPAQQLASQQAAPRVSSRVSSHESSGQATPRAQAPAAHLPHSAQAATAPAETATQDTDEAPAAPKPAPRKTQVARPKPAATAATVVRPLRRPATRADSAATRADATPAASAASRRAAPADDDWESF comes from the coding sequence ATGCTTGTCAATTTGAAAGTCCGCACCTGTATCGTTCTGGTGCTCTTGCTCTTCACGGGCGCCATGTTCCTGTCGAACGGGGTGGCGTGGATGGGGCTGAACTCCAGCAACGGAAAGCTGGAACAGGTCAATGACGCCTATTCCAATCAGGCGACGCAATTGAATCGCGCCTACATCGCGTTTCTGCGCGGCCGGCTGCTGTTGGCGAATTCGCTGATGGATATGCAGCAGGGAAAAACCGAGCAGGCCACGTCCCAGGCGCAGCGCGCCGACACCTTGATGCGGGAAGGCAACGAGCAGCTTGACGCGTTTCGCAAGGTGCCGCGCATGGCGGGTTCGGAAGCACTCGTTGAAAAGCTGGATACTGCATACCGTCAGTTTGACGACGTCTACAAGCGTCAGGCGGCCGCATTGGCCAACCTGTCCATCCAGGAATATCTGGACCTGAACGATGCCGGCGGTGCGGCCAACACCGCATTCCGTGAAGCCGTGTATGGCGTATTGCAGTTCGTGGATACGCGCACCAATGAACTCGTGGCGCAAGCCGAGAGCGACCATCGCATTTCGCGCACGGTGACGATTGCGTTGTTGGCAATCACCTTGCTGCTGGCGCTGGGCTGCTGGATTTTCATCAACCGCACCGTGCTGCGTCCGCTGCACCAGGCGGGAGACCATTTCGACAAGATCTCGGGCGGCGACTTCACCGGCCGTATCGACGTGCGCAGCACCAACGAGATTGGCCAGTTGTTTGCGGCCATCAAGCGCATGCAGGAAAGCCTGACGCGCACGGTGGCAACGGTGCGCCGTGGTGTGGACGAAATCAATGTGGGTGCGCGCGAGATTTCCGCGGGCAATACGGACCTGTCCAGCCGCACGGAACAGCAGGCGGCATCCCTTGAGGAAACCGCGGCATCCATGGAAGAGCTGGCGTCCACCGTGAAGCAGAACGCGGACAACGCGCGCCAGGCCAACCAGTTGGCGGCCAGCGCGTCGGACGTGGCCGAACGCGGCGGTTCGGCGGTGTCGGAAGTGGTCAGCACGATGCAGGGCATTTCGGCCAGCTCGCGCAAGATTTCGGAAATCGTGTCGGTCATCGACGGCATTGCGTTCCAGACCAACATCCTGGCGCTGAACGCGGCGGTAGAAGCGGCGCGTGCCGGTGAGCAGGGCAAGGGCTTTGCGGTGGTGGCGGGCGAAGTGCGCTCGCTGGCGCAGCGCAGCGCGCAGGCCGCCAAGGAAATCAAGGGTTTGATCGAAGACTCGGTCTCCAAGGTGGGCGCGGGCTCGCAGCAGGTGGAACGCGCTGGCGCGACCATGCAAGAGATCGTGGCCTCGGTGAAGCGCGTGACGGACATCATGGGCGAGATCTCGGCAGCGTCCGAAGAACAGTCCAGCGGTATTGATCAGGTCAACCGCGCCGTGTCGCAGATGGACGAAGTGACGCAGCAGAACGCGGCGCTGGTGGAAGAAGCGGCCGCTGCGGCCGGCTCCTTGCAGGAGCAGGCGCAGCGCCTGGCCGAAGCCGTGGCGGTGTTCAAGATCAATGCGGGCGAAGTGATTGAAGTGCCGGCGCAGCAACTCGCCAGCCAGCAGGCCGCGCCGCGGGTGTCGTCGCGCGTGTCTTCGCATGAGTCGTCCGGACAAGCGACGCCTCGCGCGCAGGCGCCGGCCGCACATCTGCCGCATTCGGCGCAGGCTGCGACAGCGCCGGCCGAGACGGCGACGCAAGATACGGACGAAGCACCGGCCGCGCCCAAGCCCGCGCCGCGCAAAACGCAGGTGGCGCGTCCCAAGCCAGCCGCTACGGCGGCCACCGTGGTGCGCCCGCTGCGTCGACCGGCCACGCGCGCGGACAGCGCCGCCACCCGTGCCGATGCGACGCCGGCCGCTTCGGCGGCCAGCCGCCGGGCCGCGCCCGCGGATGATGATTGGGAGTCCTTCTGA